From Salvia splendens isolate huo1 chromosome 3, SspV2, whole genome shotgun sequence, a single genomic window includes:
- the LOC121794514 gene encoding oxysterol-binding protein-related protein 1D-like — MNPLCCIAPVSVEKDPAVLKSQTLSQELVVDGNCCDESLSFNNNSNVILQPVSFNSRMSLSTNGGGDLLAEKCDESDEIRSVAGILYKWVNYGKGWRERWFVLEDGVLSYYKVHGPDKIVVGPVREKGTRVIGQESWRYMRKGSSGNGNGNGSGTGNALGSGKRWKPFGEIHLKVSSVRASKSDDKRLSIFTGTKTLHLRCQSKEDRASWIEALLAAKDKFPRLLTSNELAPSEDFVVTAEKLRSRLVEEGINETIIKDCESIMLGEFAEVQHQLKSLQLKHMLLLDTLRRLETEKIELEKTVVDETKGRDSFCGQGNRRFSDFYSVMSEGSASDSEADNESRYGVDNETDDDDGIFFDTNDFLSAESLRSASYRSRDNPIYIHSPRGEKDASFSGHLREAGTGVKGIEFPYIKRRASLPEPKEKEKPVGLWSIIKDNIGKDLSGVCLPVYFNEPLSSLQKCFEDLEYSYLVDEALKWGKQENELMRILNVAAFAVSGYASTEGRQCKPFNPLLGETYEADYPDKGLRFFSEKVSHHPMVVACHCEGRGWKFLADSNLKGKFWGRSIQLDPVGVLTLQFEDGETFQWSKVTTSIYNIIIGKIYCDHYGTMRIKGSGTYSCKLKFKEQSIIDRNPHQVHGIVQDNRTGEKVAVLIGKWDEAMYYVMGDPSTKPKGYDPMAEAVLLWERDKSVTKTRYNLTPFAISLNELTPGLRDKLPPTDSRLRPDQRHLENGEYELANAEKLRLEQLQRQARKLQDRGWQPRWFGKDEDGCYRYMGGYWEAREKHKWDGIPDIFGQPCDLPAEEVAAAPQP, encoded by the exons ATGAATCCTCTGTGCTGCATTGCGCCAGTGTCGGTCGAAAAGGATCCGGCTGTGTTGAAGTCCCAAACCCTAAGTCAGGAGCTCGTGGTTGATGGAAACTGCTGCGACGAGAGTTTAAGTTTCAACAACAACAGCAATGTGATTCTGCAGCCGGTGAGTTTCAACTCGCGGATGAGTTTGTCGACCAATGGCGGAGGCGATCTACTGGCTGAGAAGTGCGACGAAAGTGATGAGATCAGGAGTGTGGCTGGCATTTTGTATAAATGGGTGAATTACGGGAAGGGGTGGAGGGAGAGGTGGTTCGTGTTGGAGGATGGGGTGCTCTCGTATTATAAGGTGCACGGGCCGGATAAAATTGTCGTGGGTCCGGTCCGGGAGAAGGGGACGAGGGTGATAGGCCAGGAAAGTTGGAGATATATGAGGAAGGGTAGTAGTGGAAATGGGAATGGTAACGGGAGTGGAACTGGAAATGCTCTTGGGTCGGGGAAGCGGTGGAAGCCATTTGGGGAGATACATTTGAAG GTCTCTTCTGTTCGGGCCAGCAAGTCAGATGACAAAAGACTTTCAATATTCACAGGAACAAAAACTCTTCACTTGCGTTGTCAATCGAAAGAGGACAGAGCTTCATGGATTGAGGCTCTTCTGGCTGCTAAAGATAAATTCCCCAGGCTATTGACAAGCAATGAGTTGGCACCTTCTGAAGATTTTGTTGTTACAGCAGAAAAGTTAAGATCACGGCTAGTTGAGGAGGGCATTAATGAGACTATAATAAAGGATTGTGAGTCTATAATGCTGGGTGAATTTGCTGAGGTGCAACATCAATTGAAGAGTCTTCAACTTAAGCACATGTTACTGCTTGACACATTAAGAAGACTGGAG ACAGAGAAGATTGAACTGGAAAAAACTGTAGTCGATGAAACAAAGGGCAGAGACTCTTTCTGTGGACAAGGGAATAGAAGATTCAGCG ATTTCTATTCGGTTATGTCTGAGGGCAGTGCAAGTGACTCAGAGGCAGATAATGAGAGTCGATACGGAGTAGACAATGAAacagatgatgatgatggtatCTTTTTTGACACAAATGACTTTTTATCCGCTGAGTCTCTAAGAAGTGCTTCCTATCGTAGCAGAGATAATCCAATATACATTCACAGCCCCCGGGGTGAAAAAGATGCTTCCTTTTCTGGTCATTTAAGAGAAGCTGGTACTGGAGTCAAGGGAATTGAGTTTCCCTACATCAAAAGAAGGGCTAGTTTACCTGAACCAAAGGAGAAAGAGAAGCCGGTTGGCCTATGGTCGATCATTAAGGATAACATTGGCAAGGATTTGTCTGGTGTTTGTCTTCCTGTGTACTTTAATGAGCCTCTGTCCTCACTGCAGAAatgctttgaagatttggagtACTCATATCTTGTCGACGAAGCTCTGAAATGGGGGAAACAG GAAAATGAATTGATGAGAATTCTGAACGTGGCAGCTTTTGCAGTGTCTGGTTATGCATCAACAGAAGGCCGGCAATGCAAACCCTTCAATCCTCTCCTTGGGGAAACCTATGAAGCTGACTATCCGGATAAGGGTCTACGTTTCTTTTCTGAAAAG GTTAGTCATCATCCAATGGTTGTTGCCTGTCATTGTGAGGGCAGAGGGTGGAAATTTTTGGCAGATTCTAATCTCAAAGGGAAGTTCTGGGGTCGTTCCATCCAACTTGACCCTGTGGGAGTTCTTACCCTTCAGTTTGAAGATGGAGAGACATTTCAGTGGAGCAAGGTCACCACTTCTATATATAACATTATAATTGGCAAAATCTATTGTGATCACTACGGCACCATGCGCATAAAAGGCAGTGGTACTTACTCTTGTAAACTCAAATTCAAGGAACAGTCTATTATAGACCGGAACCCACATCAG GTTCATGGAATTGTGCAAGACAATAGGACTGGGGAGAAAGTTGCGGTTTTAATCGGGAAGTGGGATGAAGCAATGTATTATGTGATGGGAGATCCAAGCACAAAGCCAAAAGGATATGACCCTATGGCAGAAGCTGTTTTGCTTTGGGAAAGAGATAAATCTGTTACCAAGACAAGATATAATCTCACACCATTTGCGATATCCTTAAACGAATTGACACCTGGTTTGCGGGACAAGCTGCCACCAACAGACTCAAGACTGAGACCCGACCAGAGGCATTTGGAGAATGGAGAATATGAGCTGGCAAATGCTGAGAAGCTGAGGCTCGAACAGTTGCAGAGACAG GCAAGGAAGTTGCAGGATAGAGGGTGGCAACCAAGATGGTTCGGGAAGGATGAAGATGGTTGTTACCGATACATGGGAGGATACTGGGAAGCTAGGGAGAAACACAAGTGGGACGGGATCCCTGATATATTTGGGCAGCCGTGTGATTTACCAGCCGAGGAGGTAGCTGCTGCTCCTCAGCCTTAA
- the LOC121794518 gene encoding probable pectate lyase 5 translates to MGTQILMFTLLALLAPKFTFSSPVPDPELIVQEVNEKINASRRNLGFLSCGTGNPIDDCWRCDPNWEKNRQRLADCAIGFGKHATGGRDGKIYVVTDSGDHAVNPKPGTLRYGVIQNEPLWIIFAQDMVIRLKQELMVNSFKTIDGRGASVHIAGGPCITVQYVTNVIIHGLNIHDCKQGGNAYVRDSPDHYGWRTVSDGDGVSIFGGSHVWVDHCSLSNCRDGLIDAIHGSTAITISNNYLTHHNKVMLLGHSDSYKQDKNMQVTIAFNHFGEGLVQRMPRCRHGYFHVVNNDYTHWEMYAIGGSASPTINSQGNRFLAPDREDSKEVTKHEDAPEGEWKRWNWRSEGDLMLNGAFFTLSGAGASSNYAKASSLSARPSSLVGTITGGSGSLNCRKGKRC, encoded by the exons ATGGGAACTCAAATTCTCATGTTCACGCTACTTGCATTATTAGCTCCTAAATTCACATTCTCTTCACCAGTCCCTGACCCTGAGCTCATAGTACAAGAAGTTAATGA GAAAATCAATGCCTCCAGAAGGAACCTGGGGTTCCTGTCCTGCGGGACAGGCAATCCCATCGACGACTGCTGGCGGTGTGACCCAAACTGGGAAAAGAATCGCCAGCGTCTGGCAGACTGTGCGATCGGGTTCGGGAAGCACGCTACCGGGGGTCGTGACGGCAAGATCTACGTGGTGACGGACTCCGGGGACCACGCGGTGAACCCGAAGCCGGGCACCCTTCGGTACGGGGTGATCCAGAATGAGCCACTGTGGATCATATTCGCGCAGGACATGGTGATCCGGCTAAAACAAGAGCTAATGGTGAACTCTTTCAAGACGATCGACGGGCGCGGGGCGAGCGTGCACATCGCGGGCGGCCCGTGCATCACGGTGCAATACGTGACGAACGTGATCATCCACGGCCTCAACATCCACGACTGCAAGCAGGGCGGGAATGCCTACGTCCGGGACTCGCCCGACCACTACGGGTGGCGGACAGTCTCAGACGGCGACGGCGTCTCCATTTTTGGCGGGAGCCACGTGTGGGTGGACCACTGCTCCCTCTCTAACTGCCGAGATGGCCTCATCGACGCTATACACGGCTCCACCGCCATTACCATCTCAAACAACTACCTCACGCACCACAACAAGGTCATGTTACTCGGCCACAGCGACAGCTACAAACAAGATAAGAACATGCAAGTCACCATTGCCTTCAACCATTTCGGAGAAGGCCTCGTGCAGAGGATGCCAAG GTGCAGGCACGGATATTTTCACGTGGTGAACAACGATTACACACATTGGGAAATGTACGCAATTGGCGGGAGCGCGTCCCCTACCATCAACAGCCAGGGCAACCGCTTTCTCGCTCCAGACAGAGAAGACAGTAAGGAGGTTACTAAGCACGAGGATGCGCCAGAGGGTGAGTGGAAGAGGTGGAATTGGAGATCGGAAGGGGACCTAATGCTGAACGGAGCCTTCTTCACGTTGTCGGGTGCAGGGGCATCGTCTAATTATGCAAAGGCCTCGAGTTTAAGCGCGAGACCTTCGTCATTAGTGGGAACCATCACCGGAGGGTCCGGTTCCCTCAACTGTAGGAAAGGCAAACGCTGCTGA